From a single Ochotona princeps isolate mOchPri1 chromosome 12, mOchPri1.hap1, whole genome shotgun sequence genomic region:
- the COMMD6 gene encoding COMM domain-containing protein 6 isoform X1, giving the protein MEGTSEPVLDASSRLIDFQWKLGMAVSSDSCRSLKYPYVAVMLKVMDPAGQVKSKSFEMTIPQFQNFYRQFKEIAAVIETV; this is encoded by the exons ATGGAGGGGACCAGCGAACCGGTGCTGGATGCTAGTTCCAGA CTTATAGATTTCCAGTGGAAACTTGGTATGGCTGTGAGCTCGGACAGCTGCAGGTCTCTTAAATATCCTTATGTTGCAGTGATGCTGAAAGTAATGGATCCTGCAGGCCAAGTAAAGAGCAAATCGTTTGAAATGACAATTCCACAGTTTCAG AATTTCTACAGACAGTTCAAGGAAATTGCTGCGGTTATTGAAACTGTGTGA
- the COMMD6 gene encoding COMM domain-containing protein 6 isoform X2 codes for MAVSSDSCRSLKYPYVAVMLKVMDPAGQVKSKSFEMTIPQFQNFYRQFKEIAAVIETV; via the exons ATGGCTGTGAGCTCGGACAGCTGCAGGTCTCTTAAATATCCTTATGTTGCAGTGATGCTGAAAGTAATGGATCCTGCAGGCCAAGTAAAGAGCAAATCGTTTGAAATGACAATTCCACAGTTTCAG AATTTCTACAGACAGTTCAAGGAAATTGCTGCGGTTATTGAAACTGTGTGA